Proteins from one Bacteroides zhangwenhongii genomic window:
- the mobB gene encoding conjugal transfer protein MobB, whose protein sequence is MVAKISTGGNMFGALAYNQNKVDSEEAKVLFSNRMLLSEDGHFSIGECMRSFEMQMPVQLSTKKPILHISINPHPEDVLTDQQLSDIAREYMRKLGYGDQPYLVYKHTDIDRHHIHIVGLRVDENGRPLNDRFEHRRSKQITRELERKYNLHPAEKKARTERPELKKVDYTAGDVKHQIGNTVKAACYGYRFQSFGEYKALLATYNICAEEVKGEVNGKPYQGIVYSATNDKSEKAGNPVKASRIGKSVGYEAVQRRMEKSGEAIKNGKLKERTRKIVADAVRNTRSRKELEQQLKKRGIDVVFRQNDSGRIYGVTFIDHDSRVVLNGSRLGKEYSANVFNDLYSDERKTDIRQEQSAHQEQPGFTPKADIVSGVASVLGAFGGLLGGGVSGGDEPQDTARQKRKKKKKRTRRID, encoded by the coding sequence ATGGTTGCCAAAATAAGCACGGGCGGCAATATGTTCGGCGCACTGGCTTACAACCAAAACAAAGTGGACAGCGAGGAAGCAAAGGTGCTTTTCTCCAACCGGATGCTGTTAAGCGAGGACGGGCATTTCAGCATCGGCGAGTGTATGCGCAGCTTTGAGATGCAGATGCCCGTCCAGCTATCCACCAAGAAGCCGATACTGCATATTTCCATAAACCCGCACCCGGAAGACGTGCTGACCGACCAGCAGCTTTCCGACATCGCACGGGAGTATATGCGGAAATTGGGCTATGGCGACCAGCCTTATTTGGTGTACAAGCACACAGACATCGACCGCCACCATATCCACATCGTCGGGTTGCGGGTGGACGAGAACGGCAGACCGCTGAATGACAGGTTCGAGCATCGGCGCAGCAAGCAAATCACCCGTGAACTGGAGCGGAAATATAACCTGCACCCGGCAGAGAAGAAAGCGAGGACGGAACGCCCGGAACTTAAAAAGGTGGACTACACCGCCGGGGACGTGAAGCACCAAATCGGCAATACCGTGAAAGCGGCTTGCTACGGCTACCGTTTCCAGTCGTTCGGGGAGTACAAGGCTTTGCTTGCCACCTATAATATATGTGCCGAGGAAGTCAAAGGCGAGGTAAACGGCAAACCCTATCAGGGCATTGTCTATTCCGCTACCAATGACAAGAGCGAAAAGGCGGGCAACCCGGTAAAGGCTTCCCGTATAGGCAAGTCGGTGGGCTATGAAGCGGTACAGCGCAGAATGGAGAAATCGGGCGAAGCAATCAAGAACGGGAAACTGAAAGAGCGTACCCGGAAGATTGTAGCCGATGCCGTGAGGAATACCCGCAGCCGCAAGGAACTGGAACAGCAGTTAAAGAAGCGGGGCATTGACGTGGTATTTCGTCAGAACGACAGCGGGCGCATCTATGGCGTTACGTTCATCGACCACGACAGCCGGGTGGTGCTGAACGGTTCTCGCTTGGGCAAGGAGTATTCGGCGAACGTGTTCAACGACCTGTATTCCGATGAAAGAAAAACGGATATACGGCAGGAACAATCCGCACATCAGGAACAGCCGGGCTTCACGCCGAAAGCCGACATTGTTTCGGGCGTGGCTTCCGTGCTGGGTGCTTTCGGCGGTTTGCTGGGCGGCGGTGTATCAGGCGGTGACGAGCCGCAGGACACCGCCCGCCAAAAGAGAAAGAAGAAAAAGAAGCGCACAAGGCGCATTGACTAA